TATGTGCCGGTCAGGTCAGCTTCCTGCTTGCCGCCGATATTTCATGGCAGACGGAATACGAGCTACTCAGACGCCGCGCCAACTTGAACAGCGTGGTGCTCAAAGCAGGGCACCACGGCTCGGATACCTCCACCAGCCAGGAGTTCCTGGCGGTGGTTGATCCCTGCGTGGCGGTGATATGTGTGGGTGAGGACAACAGGTTCGGGCACCCTGCCGAAGGAGTCACACGTAGACTGATGGAAGAAGTCGGCGCTGACAATATCTACCGCACCGACCTCAACGGCACTATAGAGTTTATCACCGATGGCGAGGGGCTGTGGGTAAGGGTGGAGAGGTAAAAGGGACTTTGCCAGGCAGATAACCGTCACCATTGCCAATCGACTGGATAAGTTAGCATAATTTAAGCTATGATTGGATGTACTACAATACTATGGAGGTGCCAGTGTTAAGGGATATAGTGCTAAAGAACAGAAGCTATCGGCGATTCTACCAGGATGTTGCAATAGAGCTCGAGACATTAAGAGAGCTTGTTGACCTGGCGAGATTATCGCCGTCAGCAGCCAACCGACAGGCCCTGAAATACATTCTTTCCAGTGACCCGGAGAAAAATGCCTTAATCTATCCGAATATTCGCATGGATGGTAACCCACCTGAAGGCGAAAGACCGTCAGGGTATGTCATCATCCTTGAAGATACAACGATAAAACTTATTCTGGCATGTGACTACGGGATAGCGGCCCAGACGATTCATCTGGGTGCCGTAGAAAAGGGTCTTGGCGGCTGTATGATAGGTAACGTTGACAGGAACGGACTCCGCAAAGCCCTGGAGATACCTGCACAATATGAGATTTTGCTGGTACTGGCCCTGGGTAAACCAATAGAAACGATGGTTATCGAGCCTGTTGGGGAGGATGGAGCTACCCAGCAATGGTGGGATAACGACCGTGTGCGCCATGTTCCCAAGCGCTCTCTGGATGAGCTTATCGTGGGTTAAATCGCTACTGATACCTGTGTTGTCAACCTGCACCCCGGAAACCGGTCGTCAACCATGAGCATAAGGCTAGCAGGCTAATTGGTGAGCTGCTGGCCTTTGCTTTTCTTATTATCATTGATCCTCACCTTGACTACCCACATCACTACCGCTTTATGTCTACCGCGTATCAGTCTCCAGAGCAGGACTCCTCCACGATGAAGTCTTCCCGGAAAACATCTACCGCGCCGACTAGCACAGCATAAGTAGAGTTCATCACCGATGGCGAGGGGCTGTGGGTGAAGATAGGGCGAGACACAGACCTTCTGGACATATCGAGGTCTTGACACGGGTGCCCGTGAGGAATAGACTCAAGTCTGTGCATGGCAAGGGAGCGGAAAGTAGTACCTGGCAAAGGAGGTGATGCGTATGGCAGACGATGGCCAGTCGCTCACTGGCGGCCGGATGAGAACTGGCTACTTCCGAGCGGCAGACCCAATAGTCCGGGACAGCTTACGAAAGGAGAACAACAGACATGGCAAAGTACCTGCTACTCTGGGAACTGAACCAAGACAAGATGCCCGATGACCCGAAAGCGCGCGGCGAAGGTTGGGCCATGATGCTTGATATGATCAAGCAGGACCTGGAAACCGGGATCCACAGTGACTGGGGAACCTTCGTCGGCGAGATGAGGGGATACACCGTCATGGAAAACGACCCGGTGGAACTCATGAAGCTCATCCAGCGTTTCGCCCCTTTCGTCGTCTTCGAAGTGCACCAGGTAGTGTCCGTGGACGACGTCATGAAGGTCGCCAAGTCCCTGTCCGGTTAGCAAAGCGAAGTACATTGGATGGCGTACCTGAGAGGCCAGCAGACCAAGGATAGCCTGCTGGCCTCTGCCTTGTGAGGGCCATTGTCAGCGCCTGCGGCACGCCCACGCCGGTCGGACCGCCTTGACCCTCCCGGTGCGAATCCCCTAGAATGGCTTCAGTGGACATGAAATACCAGACCCATCACTATCGATTGGAGCAGGCGTCATGAGAGAGGTAGTGGTACTGGGGGCGGGCCTTCACCGCTACGGCATCTACCCGGACAAGACCTTCATTTCCATGGGCGTGGAAGCATGCCAGCTCGCCTTTTCCGATGCCGGGATACAGTGGCCGGACGTTGAGGTGGGCTACTGCGCCTCGGGAAACCAGACCGCCTTCAGCGGGCACGCTATCGCCGGTAGCCTGGGCACCTTCGGGGCCACCATGACCAATGTGGAG
This region of Dehalococcoidales bacterium genomic DNA includes:
- a CDS encoding DUF3303 family protein translates to MAKYLLLWELNQDKMPDDPKARGEGWAMMLDMIKQDLETGIHSDWGTFVGEMRGYTVMENDPVELMKLIQRFAPFVVFEVHQVVSVDDVMKVAKSLSG
- a CDS encoding nitroreductase family protein: MLRDIVLKNRSYRRFYQDVAIELETLRELVDLARLSPSAANRQALKYILSSDPEKNALIYPNIRMDGNPPEGERPSGYVIILEDTTIKLILACDYGIAAQTIHLGAVEKGLGGCMIGNVDRNGLRKALEIPAQYEILLVLALGKPIETMVIEPVGEDGATQQWWDNDRVRHVPKRSLDELIVG